The following proteins come from a genomic window of Haloactinomyces albus:
- a CDS encoding cyclodeaminase/cyclohydrolase family protein produces the protein MRTETLEEFLHELAARVPAPGGGAAAALHAAQAAALLSMVARYSDGEKYAEHAATVQEVRDTADELRGLCLDLAEQDAEAFGAVAAAYKLPKQTTEEKQERSSAIAAALAEAGRVSARVIVLAARLVALAELLRPIGNPNVISDVAAGAVAARAAISTARVNVEINLAGITDLDVHAELDEAIVKTDDTLLRADTITSAVREQILR, from the coding sequence ATGCGCACCGAGACCCTCGAAGAGTTCCTGCACGAGCTGGCCGCCAGGGTGCCCGCGCCTGGCGGCGGGGCGGCCGCTGCGCTGCACGCCGCCCAGGCCGCGGCCCTGCTGTCCATGGTCGCCCGCTACAGCGACGGCGAGAAGTACGCCGAGCACGCCGCGACCGTTCAGGAGGTGCGCGACACCGCCGACGAGCTGCGCGGGCTCTGCCTCGACCTGGCGGAGCAGGACGCAGAAGCCTTCGGCGCGGTCGCCGCCGCCTACAAACTCCCCAAGCAGACCACCGAGGAGAAGCAGGAACGCTCCTCAGCCATCGCGGCCGCGCTCGCCGAGGCGGGCCGGGTCTCGGCCAGGGTGATCGTCCTGGCCGCCCGGCTCGTCGCGCTCGCCGAGCTGCTGCGGCCGATCGGAAACCCCAACGTGATCAGCGACGTCGCGGCTGGCGCGGTCGCGGCGCGGGCGGCCATCTCGACCGCCCGGGTCAACGTCGAGATCAACCTCGCCGGCATCACCGATCTCGACGTCCACGCCGAACTCGACGAGGCGATCGTCAAGACCGACGACACCCTGCTGCGAGCCGACACCATCACCTCCGCCGTCCGGGAGCAGATCCTGCGATGA
- a CDS encoding bifunctional 5,10-methylenetetrahydrofolate dehydrogenase/5,10-methenyltetrahydrofolate cyclohydrolase has translation MTTIQPTAPRSTEAIRELGGTGLAREIRARAAANAAELAESGITPGLAVVVATDDESSAWYVRSIARAAGKAGIDCRTVDLGAGAEPERIRAALEKLSADKSVHGIVLQTPLPVEAHFEDLASAIDPRKDVDGANPVSLGNLAAGLPAHPPATAAAVLELLDHHEIELAGRNCVVLGRSNVVGKPVAQLLLQRDATVTVCHRHTPELTAFTPDADVLVVAVGKPGLITDEHVRDGSIVVDVGTTPTADGGLVGDVDPSVRVAGLTPVPGGVGPVTTALLLQHTVRSAIRSTRRARHAAEPQLRTGSER, from the coding sequence ATGACCACGATTCAGCCCACCGCACCTCGATCCACCGAGGCCATCCGAGAACTCGGCGGCACCGGACTGGCCCGCGAGATCCGCGCGCGAGCCGCGGCGAACGCCGCGGAGCTCGCCGAGTCCGGCATCACCCCGGGACTGGCAGTGGTGGTGGCCACCGACGACGAGTCCAGCGCCTGGTACGTGCGCTCGATCGCCCGCGCCGCGGGCAAGGCCGGAATCGACTGCCGGACGGTCGATCTCGGTGCGGGCGCCGAGCCCGAGCGGATCCGCGCCGCGCTGGAGAAGCTCAGCGCCGACAAGTCGGTGCACGGCATCGTCCTGCAGACCCCGCTGCCCGTCGAGGCGCACTTCGAAGACCTGGCCTCGGCGATCGACCCCCGCAAGGACGTCGACGGGGCCAACCCGGTCTCGCTCGGCAACCTGGCCGCGGGCCTGCCCGCGCACCCACCCGCCACCGCCGCTGCGGTCCTGGAGCTGCTCGACCACCACGAGATCGAGCTGGCCGGGCGCAACTGCGTTGTGCTGGGGCGCTCCAACGTGGTCGGTAAACCGGTCGCGCAGCTGCTGCTGCAGCGCGACGCGACCGTCACGGTCTGCCACCGGCACACCCCGGAGCTGACCGCGTTCACCCCGGACGCGGACGTGCTGGTGGTCGCGGTCGGCAAGCCCGGCCTGATCACCGACGAGCACGTCCGGGACGGTTCGATCGTCGTCGACGTCGGCACCACCCCGACAGCCGACGGCGGACTTGTCGGCGACGTCGATCCGTCCGTGCGGGTCGCCGGGCTCACCCCAGTACCCGGGGGAGTGGGCCCGGTGACCACCGCGCTGCTGCTGCAGCACACCGTGCGGTCGGCGATCCGCAGCACCCGCCGGGCCCGGCACGCCGCCGAGCCCCAGCTGCGAACTGGTTCGGAGCGCTGA